The Anopheles coluzzii chromosome 2, AcolN3, whole genome shotgun sequence genome window below encodes:
- the LOC120950489 gene encoding uncharacterized protein LOC120950489: MFRLLAFIGALSVCFAYAAAANCPLCIGVVACNTNQTIPKVTCTPAVVNQTVLQLNTFYRNTTEFTASSKVYSCVKVNFRSTGSQVDTFAVQGCTAGSKSICRQPTIDFNGSLNCSSQTSSSSTNNYSQRSSTSVLLSVLFIIGAFVTAS; encoded by the exons ATGTTCCGTCTGCTTGCATTTATTGGTGCGCTTAGCGTTTGCTTTGCCTATG CCGCTGCCGCCAACTGTCCCCTGTGCATAGGAGTGGTAGCCTGCAATACTAATCAGACCATCCCCAAGGTCACCTGCACACCGGCCGTGGTCAATCAAACGGTACTACAGCTGAATACGTTCTACAGAAATACAACCGAATTCACGGCCTCCTCCAAAGTGTACAGCTGTGTGAAGGTGAACTTTAGGAGTACAG GCTCACAGGTGGACACGTTTGCCGTGCAAGGATGTACAGCAGGTAGTAAGAGCATCTGCCGACAGCCGACGATCGATTTCAATGGCAGCTTGAACTGCTCTTCgcagaccagcagcagctcaacCAACAACTACAGCCAACGATCGTCCACCAGCGTGCTGCTGAGTGTACTGTTCATTATAGGTGCTTTTGTGACTGCGAGCTAA
- the LOC120950487 gene encoding pyrimidine-specific ribonucleoside hydrolase RihA-like, whose amino-acid sequence MSSAIRALMLMVALLAGASLAIKCPPEDMLAEGGPRRVILDLDGGGDDAWALVMLLSNEAEYNICVQAVTCSHGNARVSDVLVNVLRILDSMDRLDVPVYVGASEPLITPGPNRNTSHYFWGNNGFGDVEFDSPFVVDSLVSLHAVEAMNELFEKYPNKITLLAVGPLTNEALLYKMYPETRDKIGDLYILGGNRHGVGNTALAAEFNFFRDPEAAHIVLNNSPKIVRVFPWETVLLQTFTTRWRFETFKHTTNPAVELLNQVEYVVYAQEEIWTPCDMYVAAIFLNSSILQTVKTYRAEVELTGRVTRGMMAILHHVKDSSQHNVAVIDEIDTEEVQRMLVALNLK is encoded by the exons ATGAGTTCAGCAATTCGTGCGCTTATGCTAATGGTGGCACTGCTGGCTGGGGCATCGCTGGCGATCAAATGCCCGCCGGAGGATATGCTGGCAGAAGGTGGGCCACGCCGTGTGATTCTCGATCTGGACGGAGGTGGCGATGATGCTTGGGCACTGGTGATGCTGTTGTCCAACGAGGCAGAGTACAACATTTGCGTGCAGGCCGTCACTTGCTCGCACGGCAATGCTCGCGTATCGGACGTGCTGGTGAATGTGTTGCGCATACTCGATAGTATGGATCGGCTAGATGTGCCGGTGTACGTTGGAGCCAGTGAGCCACTAATTACGCCGGGGCCGAACCGAAACACTTCTCACTATTTCTGGGGCAACAATGGCTTTGGAGATGTCGAGTTTGACAGTCCATTCGTGGTGGACTCGTTGGTGTCGCTGCATGCAGTGGAGGCGATGAACGAACTGTTTGAAAAG TACCCCAACAAGATCACATTGCTCGCTGTTGGACCTCTGACGAATGAGGCGCTGCTCTACAAAATGTATCCAGAGACGAGGGATAAAATCGGTGACTTGTACATTCTGGGTGGAAACCGTCATGGTGTGGGCAATACGGCACTGGCAGCCGAGTTTAACTTCTTCCGCGATCCAGAGGCAGCCCATATTGTGCTGAACAACTCGCCCAAGATCGTGCGCGTGTTTCCATGGGAAACGGTCCTGCTGCAGACGTTTACCACCAGATGGCGCTTCGAGACGTTCAAGCACACGACGAACCCTGCCGTAGAGCTGCTGAACCAGGTGGAATATGTAGTGTACGCGCAGGAAGAAATATGGACCCCGTGTGATATGTATGTTGCGGCGATCTTCCTGAATAGCAGTATTCTCCAGACGGTGAAGACGTATCGCGCCGAGGTAGAGCTGACGGGTCGGGTGACCAGAGGAATGATGGCCATACTGCATCACGTAAAAGACAGCAGTCAGCACAATGTGGCCGTCATAGATGAAATTGATACGGAAGAAGTGCAGCGCATGTTGGTTGCATTAAACCTCAAGTAG